A genomic segment from Brevundimonas mediterranea encodes:
- a CDS encoding RNA polymerase sigma factor, translated as MMDSLHRRYHADLLKALRRRFGVDHDGLEDAIQTAFLRFGGLPDRRSVGNPRAFLLVMARNLVLNQMRHAAVAQRTLDQEAQAPLLPILEERTPESVLLERERHRRLNQAILDLPEEERSLLVMSRIEGMTYDEISKRTGRSQADISRRISRALSTLKARMTAELDRSVR; from the coding sequence ATGATGGACAGCCTGCACCGCAGATATCATGCTGATCTGCTGAAGGCCTTGCGTCGGCGTTTCGGCGTCGATCACGACGGGCTGGAGGACGCGATCCAGACCGCCTTCCTGCGTTTCGGCGGCTTGCCGGACCGCCGCTCGGTCGGCAATCCTCGCGCCTTCCTGTTGGTCATGGCGCGAAACCTGGTCCTGAACCAGATGCGCCACGCGGCCGTGGCGCAACGCACGCTTGATCAGGAGGCGCAGGCGCCCCTGCTTCCGATCCTGGAAGAACGAACCCCCGAAAGTGTCCTTCTGGAGAGGGAAAGGCACAGGCGATTGAATCAGGCGATCCTTGACCTGCCCGAAGAGGAGCGCAGCCTGCTTGTTATGAGCCGGATTGAAGGCATGACCTACGATGAGATTTCGAAGCGGACCGGTCGGTCTCAGGCGGACATCAGCCGCCGGATTTCGCGCGCCCTCTCCACACTCAAGGCGCGCATGACCGCCGAACTGGACAGGAGCGTGCGTTGA
- a CDS encoding FecR family protein, giving the protein MTAPVVPDEAPDEVMDAAFDWLSELNSGAPLPAERRRALTTWLEAQPAHADAFAEARGLWADLDWSEALNAAVLPAEPVATPNRRRLPRRETRSGRWKRWGAPAAVAAAMLGAVMIGPDLHRQVMAALWVRTVETATGPAEIRRIVLSDGSRVTLGGRSTLRVRMEDDRRKVELLEGDAFFDVAAAPQRPFTVAAGDLTVTVIGTAFEVNRGSRGAHVAVSRGRVRAASAESVAILTPGEAATVRPDGSLAVQTFDPAGAGRWRDQRAAFRDAPLGQVVESLNRYHPAGVVLEDPSLADLPVTVAFRFDQMEIALTALAQGKGLSVRRDAAGRMVIGRKRGA; this is encoded by the coding sequence TTGACCGCGCCCGTCGTCCCCGATGAGGCGCCAGATGAGGTGATGGACGCCGCCTTCGACTGGCTGTCGGAGTTGAACAGCGGCGCGCCTCTGCCGGCCGAACGGCGGCGGGCGCTGACGACGTGGCTGGAGGCTCAGCCGGCGCATGCCGACGCCTTCGCTGAAGCCCGCGGGCTTTGGGCGGATCTGGACTGGTCCGAGGCCCTGAACGCGGCCGTCTTGCCGGCGGAACCTGTGGCGACGCCGAATCGACGGCGGCTGCCCCGTCGCGAGACCCGTTCAGGGCGCTGGAAACGCTGGGGCGCGCCGGCGGCCGTCGCCGCGGCCATGCTCGGCGCCGTCATGATCGGACCTGATCTGCATCGCCAGGTCATGGCGGCGCTTTGGGTCAGAACCGTGGAAACCGCGACAGGCCCGGCGGAAATCCGCCGCATCGTCCTCTCCGACGGCAGCCGCGTGACCCTGGGCGGTCGATCGACCCTGCGCGTCCGAATGGAAGACGACAGGCGCAAGGTCGAACTTCTGGAAGGCGACGCCTTCTTCGACGTCGCGGCGGCGCCCCAGCGTCCGTTCACGGTCGCGGCCGGTGATCTGACCGTCACCGTCATCGGCACGGCCTTTGAGGTGAATCGCGGCAGCCGGGGCGCCCATGTCGCGGTGTCCCGAGGACGGGTCAGGGCCGCGTCGGCCGAAAGCGTCGCCATCCTGACGCCGGGAGAGGCCGCCACCGTGCGCCCCGACGGATCGCTCGCCGTCCAGACCTTCGACCCGGCGGGCGCGGGGCGCTGGCGCGACCAGCGCGCGGCCTTCCGCGACGCGCCCCTGGGGCAGGTGGTGGAAAGCCTGAACCGCTATCATCCGGCTGGCGTGGTCCTGGAGGATCCCAGTCTGGCCGACCTGCCGGTCACAGTGGCCTTCCGCTTCGATCAGATGGAGATCGCCCTGACCGCCCTGGCGCAAGGCAAGGGTCTGAGCGTGAGACGCGACGCCGCCGGACGCATGGTCATCGGCCGCAAGCGGGGGGCGTAA